The Raphanus sativus cultivar WK10039 chromosome 2, ASM80110v3, whole genome shotgun sequence genome includes a region encoding these proteins:
- the LOC108831116 gene encoding uncharacterized protein LOC108831116, giving the protein MSQRRYTTAEKGKGVAHNNADAGHRRIRAPSFDNSALIQRNQQTLIGRLTNPRYQSIPQILEELPRSWTLKGVASGSDLGHDRFQFRFDREDDILSVLSNRPYHLNGWMIILQRWEPIISPDFPSQIPFWIDIKGLPLHFWHEKVIYNIGLELGTLDDYAITQTAMRMRISLNGLQPIITDTIVDFDTGEEAPVTLEYEGLQNFCSFCNCLTHYAKDCPVNPRRETPSSRDLTARPSFEMDNRRNPPRRETRYQPYPPNSRQDPTAKEGEYQRRLDRHGRPFGERISHSRESARPIRNKITPAPLPRLQSVTTDRAARAEKNHNLEPTGQNTRSLVDYRDITNPYENQMIWREKKKTQQSPLADNNIDDPSTPAPELNHQPTEYTRSLERNLALSDFPHAAGIPSREEVIQELVDVTIQYTNCPDPVEREARRHRVLQSNADGIMERTADSIIAAASRAALNETQVVMPETSVPILLPGPGMEIPKRRGRPPKEKRQTPKTKALSGVGSRKRHITAARNSPARHANSTPKQGQASSSNARNTPQTNDGRPKTVLIPASVKPQKDFHTQEPPLP; this is encoded by the coding sequence ATGTCTCAAAGACGCTACACAACTGCTGAAAAGGGGAAGGGTGTTGCTCATAATAATGCTGATGCAGGCCATAGAAGAATCAGAGCCCCTAGTTTCGACAACTCTGCTCTCATCCAACGAAATCAGCAAACTCTCATTGGACGTCTGACGAACCCAAGATATCAATCGATACCACAAATCCTAGAAGAGCTCCCACGCAGTTGGACCTTAAAAGGAGTTGCTTCGGGTTCTGACCTAGGTCATGACCGCTTCCAGTTCAGGTTCGATAGAGAGGATGACATCCTCAGTGTGCTTAGCAACAGGCCATACCACCTGAACGGTTGGATGATAATCTTACAACGATGGGAGCCAATCATCTCTCCAGACTTCCCATCTCAGATCCCGTTCTGGATCGACATCAAGGGCCTCCCACTCCATTTCTGGCACGAGAAAGTAATCTACAACATAGGGCTAGAGCTGGGGACCCTAGACGACTACGCTATAACCCAAACAGCGATGAGAATGAGGATCTCCCTCAATGGACTGCAACCTATCATCACAGACACTATCGTAGATTTCGATACTGGAGAGGAGGCACCTGTTACCCTTGAGTACGAGGGATTGCAGAACTTTTGCTCTTTCTGCAACTGCCTCACTCACTACGCAAAAGATTGCCCGGTAAACCCGAGAAGAGAAACTCCCTCCAGTAGAGATCTCACAGCGCGCCCCTCCTTTGAAATGGATAACCGTAGAAATCCCCCTCGTAGAGAAACACGTTATCAACCATATCCTCCGAACAGTCGTCAGGACCCCACCGCGAAGGAGGGAGAGTACCAACGCCGCCTAGATCGTCATGGACGACCTTTTGGAGAGCGCATCTCTCATTCCAGAGAGTCGGCAAGACCGATACGAAACAAGATCACTCCAGCACCTCTACCACGACTGCAGAGTGTTACAACTGACAGAGCCGCACGTGCTGAGAAGAACCACAACTTGGAACCTACGGGACAGAACACAAGAAGTTTGGTTGACTACAGAGATATCACAAACCCTTACGAAAACCAAATGATCTGGcgagaaaagaagaaaactcaACAATCACCTTTGGCTGATAACAATATCGATGATCCTAGTACTCCAGCTCCTGAACTTAATCACCAGCCAACAGAGTACACGCGCTCCTTGGAGAGAAACTTAGCCTTAAGCGACTTCCCACATGCTGCTGGAATCCCATCGAGGGAGGAGGTGATCCAAGAGCTAGTCGATGTAACCATCCAGTATACAAACTGCCCAGACCCGGTAGAAAGAGAAGCAAGACGACACAGAGTGCTACAGAGTAATGCAGATGGCATAATGGAGAGGACGGCTGACTCCATCATTGCAGCAGCATCGAGAGCAGCTCTCAACGAAACACAAGTTGTGATGCCGGAGACCAGTGTACCTATCTTGCTCCCGGGGCCTGGAATGGAGATACCAAAGCGTAGAGGCAGACCTCCGAAGGAAAAAAGACAAACTCCCAAAACGAAGGCCCTCAGTGGTGTGGGTTCACGTAAGCGCCATATTACAGCTGCACGTAACTCTCCTGCTAGACACGCAAACTCAACACCTAAGCAAGGACAAGCTTCATCCTCCAACGCCAGAAACACCCCTCAAACAAATGATGGGAGACCAAAAACAGTGCTTATACCTGCAAGTGTGAAACCTCAGAAGGATTTTCACACCCAAGAGCCTCCTCTTCCTTAG
- the LOC108843622 gene encoding protein WALLS ARE THIN 1-like — MADNTDNRRAIWGVPEKLQLHIAMLTLQFGYAGFHVVSRAALNMGISKLVFPVYRNIIALLLLLPFAYFLEKKERPAITLNFLIQFFFLALIGITANQGFYLLGLDYTSPTFASSMQNSVPAITFLMAALLRIEKVRINRRDGISKVLGTALCVAGASVITLYKGPTIYTPTSHLHAHLLTTNPAVLAPLGDAAPKNWTLGCLYLIGHCLSWSGWLVFQAPVLKSYPARLSVTSYTLLFGIIQFVIIAAFFERDSQAWVFHSGWELFTILYAGIVASGIAFAVQIWCIDRGGPVFVAVYQPVQTLVVAIMASIALGEEFYLGGIIGAVLIIAGLYFVLYGKSEERKFAALEKAEIQSIAEHGIERVPVSRGSIKSSITVPLLHKSTDNV, encoded by the exons ATGGCGGATAACACTGATAACCGGAGAGCGATATGGGGAGTTCCGGAGAAGCTTCAGCTTCACATAGCCATGCTCACGTTACAATTCGGTTACGCTGGATTCCACGTGGTCTCGAGAGCTGCTCTAAATATGGGAATCAGCAAACTCGTCTTTCCTGTTTATCGTAACATCATCGccttgcttcttctccttccctTTGCTTACTTCCTCGAAAA GAAGGAGAGACCAGCGATTACTCTAAACTTTCTCATCCAGTTCTTCTTTTTGGCACTCATCGG AATAACAGCGAACCAAGGGTTTTACTTGTTGGGACTGGACTACACTTCACCAACATTTGCTTCTTCCATGCAAAACTCTGTCCCAGCCATTACCTTTCTCATGGCTGCTCTTCTCAG gATTGAGAAAGTTAGAATAAACAGAAGAGACGGTATCTCCAAAGTCTTAGGAACAGCTCTTTGCGTAGCCGGAGCTTCCGTCATCACTCTCTACAAGGGTCCAACCATCTACACTCCCACTAGCCACCTCCACGCCCACCTTCTCACCACCAACCCAGCCGTACTAGCGCCGCTTGGAGACGCCGCGCCGAAAAACTGGACTCTTGGTTGCCTCTACCTAATTGGTCACTGTCTCTCCTGGTCCGGTTGGCTCGTGTTTCAAGCTCCGGTTCTAAAATCATACCCGGCCAGGCTCTCGGTTACGTCGTACACCCTTTTGTTCGGAATCATCCAGTTCGTGATCATCGCTGCTTTCTTTGAAAGAGATTCTCAGGCTTGGGTTTTTCACTCTGGCTGGGAGCTTTTCACCATCCTATACGCc GGAATAGTGGCGTCTGGAATCGCGTTTGCGGTTCAGATTTGGTGTATTGACAGAGGGGGTCCAGTGTTTGTTGCTGTTTACCAACCTGTTCAGACTTTGGTCGTTGCGATTATGGCTTCGATTGCTTTAGGCGAGGAATTTTACTTGGGCGG GATTATTGGTGCTGTGCTGATCATAGCGGGACTTTACTTTGTGCTATACGGTAAGAGTGAAGAGAGGAAATTTGCAGCTCTTGAGAAGGCAGAGATCCAGTCCATCGCGGAGCATGGTATCGAGCGAGTACCCGTTTCTCGGGGCTCCATCAAGTCGTCCATCACAGTTCCACTGCTCCATAAGTCAACGGACAACGTTTGA
- the LOC108841244 gene encoding dehydration-responsive element-binding protein 2D-like, whose product MVGANKKQRTVQASSRKGCMRGKGGPDNASCTYKGVRQRTWGKWVAEIREPNRGARLWLGTFDTSREAALAYDSAARKLYGAEAHLNLPESLRSYPETQVSHTPSSITSGKSSDSINEESPSSSNEMSSWGTTEEISWEHMNVDLPVTDDSSIWEEATMSLGFPWVHEGDDDISPFSTCINGGYSNWDSFHSPL is encoded by the coding sequence ATGGTTGGTGCAAATAAGAAACAACGAACGGTCCAAGCTAGTTCGAGGAAAGGATGCATGAGAGGAAAAGGTGGACCCGACAACGCGTCTTGTACTTACAAAGGCGTTAGACAACGCACTTGGGGCAAATGGGTGGCTGAGATCCGTGAGCCTAACCGAGGAGCTCGTCTTTGGCTCGGTACTTTCGACACCTCCCGAGAGGCCGCCTTGGCTTATGACTCAGCAGCTCGCAAGCTCTATGGGGCCGAGGCTCACCTCAACCTCCCTGAGTCCTTAAGAAGTTACCCGGAAACACAAGTGTCCCATACGCCAAGCAGCATCACCAGTGGGAAAAGCAGCGACTCGATCAACGAGGAGTCGCCTAGTTCATCCAACGAGATGTCATCATGGGGAACAACAGAGGAGATATCATGGGAACATATGAACGTTGATTTACCGGTGACGGATGATTCTTCTATATGGGAAGAAGCTACAATGTCGTTAGGGTTTCCATGGGTTCATGAAGGAGATGATGATATTTCTCCGTTTAGTACTTGTATTAATGGTGGCTATTCTAATTGGGATTCCTTTCATTCGCCACTTTAA
- the LOC108831125 gene encoding purine permease 14-like — MGYNEPIQTKPQEEQIVHIAINNNKEEHNSTTLTNQTVRSNRTSIIICIILTITGQSIARLLETFHHHHTTNPSLHDCVWAQPFLHVIGLPLLILPFLFLSSKNHNQLLITSGQSSLALLYLCIGVAMVVQIKLYNKGKHEAPSTKFILYEGTQLYFATVLAGIFNRIRSNIWIVISLIFTVAITILSFNVDGERSALLSAITFSFLLSNIQVIFHNSITNSKNKIPRFTYVLELLIFSSLFATFAAVFISDENHDLKREMDGFSKGNSVYVMTIIGQVVSWQIYWVGVVGLVLFVDSIVTSNVESVGPVVYAYSIVMVLKIMFCNYEEDEFDGFLGAALGLSFISIVTCFYKHIRFLKDIGNWKPPNFLLFLFLFVMYSFYLSELLNPDHYISPSTGFELL; from the exons ATGGGATATAATGAGCCGATACAAACCAAACCACAAG AGGAGCAGATTGTGCATATTGCgatcaacaacaacaaggaAGAACACAACTCAACCACACTAACAAACCAAACCGTAAGATCAAACCGGACAAGCATCATCATTTGCATCATCTTGACCATTACAGGTCAATCCATCGCCAGACTCCTCGAGAccttccaccaccaccataccaCTAACCCCAGCCTACACGACTGCGTTTGGGCTCAACCTTTCCTCCATGTCATCGGTCTCCCTCTCCtcattctccctttcctcttcctctcttccAAAAACCACAACCAACTTCTCATTACTTCCGGTCAATCTTCCCTCGCCCTACTTTACCTATGTATAGGTGTAGCCATGGTGGTTCAGATAAAACTATACAACAAGGGTAAACACGAGGCACCCTCTACAAAGTTCATTCTCTATGAAGGGACACAACTCTACTTCGCCACGGTATTGGCAGGCATATTCAACAGAATCAGATCCAATATATGGATTGTCATCTCTCTCATCTTCACTGTAGCCATCACCATTCTCTCCTTTAACGTAGACGGTGAGCGTTCCGCTTTATTATCAGCCATCACATTCTCTTTTCTCCTCAGCAACATACAGGTCATATTCCACAACTCCATCACCAATAGCAAGAACAAGATACCAAGATTCACATACGTTCTTGAACTGCTGATCTTCTCGTCTCTCTTCGCCACCTTTGCAGCCGTTTTCATCTCCGACGAGAATCACGATCTAAAGAGAGAGATGGATGGTTTCTCTAAAGGAAACAGTGTCTACGTTATGACTATCATTGGTCAAGTCGTCTCATGGCAGATCTATTGGGTGGGGGTCGTAGGGCTTGTTTTGTTCGTGGACTCTATCGTGACCTCGAACGTTGAGAGTGTGGGACCTGTTGTGTACGCTTACTCTATCGTGATGGTTCTGAAGATAATGTTTTGCAACTACGAAGAAGATGAGTTTGATGGCTTTCTTGGAGCAGCTTTAGGGCTTTCGTTTATTTCTATCGTGACTTGTTTTTACAAGCACATAAGATTCTTGAAAGATATTGGAAACTGGAAGCCTCcaaattttttgttgtttttgtttttatttgtcatGTATTCTTTTTACTTGTCTGAGTTGTTAAACCCTGATCATTACATCTCTCCCTCAACGGGATTTGAGTTGTTGTGA